DNA from Comamonas serinivorans:
GCTGAGAAGCTGGTCTTGGGCGAGCCGGCCAGGCTGCGGACAGCCACAGCGGGCACTCGACCGCATCCAGGCTCAATCCAGTCCGTTCCCTCGAGCGCGAACCGCCGGCGCTTGGCTCGACGTCAAGACACGCACGGGGTCGACGCTCGGTCCGCCTCACACGGAATCCGCGGTCAATCCATCCAGCCACGCCATGGCGGCTTGCAGTTCATCGAGGGGGATGTCGTGCTGACCGTTGAACTCGTGGTAGCTCAGCGCCAAGGGCAAATCCCGGACAAAGTCGCGTGTGGCACGCGCCTGGGCGATGGGGATCACGTCGTCCTGCAGGCCATGGCTGACCCACAGCGCGTGCCCGGCGAGCGCCTCGGGTGCGGCCATCCGCTCCGACACCTCGGGCAGCAGCCGGCTGTGCAAAGCCATGGCCGCCCCCATGCGCTGCGGCTCGGTCAACAACAGGCTCATGGCCATGATGCCGCCTTGGCTGAAGCCTCCCAGCACCGTTCGCTCGGGCGGCACGGCCAGGGCAGCCTGCAGCTGATCCAGCACCTGGCCCAGCAGTTCACGGCTGGTGGCCTCTTGAGCGGCATCGATGCGGCGCCCGCCATCGGGCAGCACGTCGAACGCAAACCAGGCATGGCTGTCGGGCCCCATGGCAAACGGCGCGCGCAGGCTCACCACATGAAAAGGGGCTGGCACCGCAGGCGCCAGGCTGAACAAGTCGGCCTCGTTGCTGCCCACGCCGTGCAGCAGCACGAGCAACCAGGCGGCTTGATCGGGCGCAATGTTGGCAGGGCGATACAGGTGATGAACGTGCATGAATGTCCTCGAGGAATGCCATCGTCGGCAAAGACCATGAACCGCGAGGGCCCGAAACCGGGCCGCGCGTGAAGTGACGATAATGCAATTCACGGCGTCGATGCTCGCGCACAACACCGTCGTGACACCGCCGGTCGCGTGGCCCCAAGCACGCATACTTTCGGTGTAAAGTATTTCAAATCGTACATTCGAGCTTGAATCCGTCCTCCAAGGTCCCGCAACACTGGCATCGCCTGGTACGCCGGATCGAGCTTGAAGGCCGTCAATTGCTGAAGGTAGAAGGCCCTGTATTCGTCCGCTTGCTGCCCTCAGAAACCCCGCATTCCATGAAAACCGCGCTTGACGATCGTCCTTACTATCGCTGGCATTTGTCTCACCTGAACTACAGCGACGGCGTGCTGAGCCTGGACATCCGCAGCGATTCGCAAGCGAATGCCTCGGCCTTCAAGGACGACCGTTACCTGGTGGTGTTCAGTGACGTGGTCTTCCACCAGGTCTTCGACGAATGCATGCAGAAAAAGGACGAGGGTGCCCGCGTTGGCGGCACCATTGGCCTGCACCAGTCCTCGAGCCT
Protein-coding regions in this window:
- a CDS encoding alpha/beta hydrolase, with amino-acid sequence MHVHHLYRPANIAPDQAAWLLVLLHGVGSNEADLFSLAPAVPAPFHVVSLRAPFAMGPDSHAWFAFDVLPDGGRRIDAAQEATSRELLGQVLDQLQAALAVPPERTVLGGFSQGGIMAMSLLLTEPQRMGAAMALHSRLLPEVSERMAAPEALAGHALWVSHGLQDDVIPIAQARATRDFVRDLPLALSYHEFNGQHDIPLDELQAAMAWLDGLTADSV